A single Nomia melanderi isolate GNS246 chromosome 13, iyNomMela1, whole genome shotgun sequence DNA region contains:
- the Osi2 gene encoding DUF1676 domain-containing protein Osi2 isoform X1, which yields MRLVPLLVTHGLVLSWMLLVPCQSVTFEDGPATGQSEERDNSVPVQQEQVPFNRTRQGKGIFDWIGLGTGRNVDPYVAKTNKGCLNGDLAECFKSQALSYFSDFFDHSRYDLNDYVKVVRMSGDVVREVHRQPYEYSGEARSSDSEWDQLMKFALRKAEKFVKTVAIELHIPSEETGDNEVYAPRFLDEIADEIDTLENKKDTLFSRHQLKKLLIPMLIVLKLFKLKLLLFLPLILGLASFKKFLGFLAIVIPGLIGFFKLYKPLSQNYHPPVYSQSGIGYPYYKENSNNYAYEQDAHAPDYQGYHRDTVAFGQDLAYRGYREYQS from the exons ATGCGACTAGTCCCGTTGCTGGTAACCCACGGTCTGGTGCTGTCGTGGATGCTGTTGGTACCGTGCCAGTCGGTTACCTTCGAGGACGGGCCGGCCACCGGCCAATCAGAGGAACGAG ATAACAGTGTGCCAGTGCAACAGGAACAGGTGCCATTCAACAGGACCAGGCAAGGTAAAGGTATCTTCGACTGGATCGGCCTGGGAACGGGACGAAACGTGGATCCTTATGTCGCGAAGACGAATAAGGGCTGCCTGAACGGTGATTTGGCGGAGTGCTTCAAGTCGCAGGCGTTGAGTTACTTTTCTGACTTCTTCGATCACTCTCGCTACGATCTGAATGATTACGTGAAAGTCGTGAGGATGTCGGGGGATGTGGTTCGGGAGGTACATCGTCAACCGTACGAGTATTCGGGGGAAGCAAG ATCCTCCGACTCAGAATGGGACCAGCTAATGAAGTTCGCCTTAAGGAAAGCGGAGAAGTTCGTGAAAACAGTGGCCATCGAGTTGCACATCCCATCCGAAGAGACCGGCGACAACGAAGTGTACGCTCCTCGATTCTTAGACGAGATCGCTGACGAAATCGACACTCTGGAGAACAAGAAGGACACTCTATTCT CACGCCATCAGCTGAAGAAGCTTCTGATACCGATGCTAATCGTTCTGAAGCTGTTCAAGCTGAAATTATTGTTGTTCCTACCTCTGATCCTGGGTCTGGCGTCCTTCAAGAAGTTCCTCGGCTTCCTGGCGATCGTGATACCCGGTCTGATCGGTTTCTTCAAGCTGTACAAGCCGCTCAGCCAGAATTACCACCCCCCTGTCTACAGCCAGAGTGGAATCGGCTATCCTTATTACAAAGAGAACTCGAACAATTACGCGTACGAGCAGGACGCGCATGCTCCTGACTACCAGGGCTACCACAGGGACACCGTGGCCTTCGGCCAGGACCTTGCTTATCGAGGCTACAGAGAGTATCAGTCGTAA
- the Osi2 gene encoding DUF1676 domain-containing protein Osi2 isoform X2 — MTGFDLFVSQLLTYNNSVPVQQEQVPFNRTRQGKGIFDWIGLGTGRNVDPYVAKTNKGCLNGDLAECFKSQALSYFSDFFDHSRYDLNDYVKVVRMSGDVVREVHRQPYEYSGEARSSDSEWDQLMKFALRKAEKFVKTVAIELHIPSEETGDNEVYAPRFLDEIADEIDTLENKKDTLFSRHQLKKLLIPMLIVLKLFKLKLLLFLPLILGLASFKKFLGFLAIVIPGLIGFFKLYKPLSQNYHPPVYSQSGIGYPYYKENSNNYAYEQDAHAPDYQGYHRDTVAFGQDLAYRGYREYQS; from the exons atgactggtttcgatttgtttgtttcgcagttattaactTATA ATAACAGTGTGCCAGTGCAACAGGAACAGGTGCCATTCAACAGGACCAGGCAAGGTAAAGGTATCTTCGACTGGATCGGCCTGGGAACGGGACGAAACGTGGATCCTTATGTCGCGAAGACGAATAAGGGCTGCCTGAACGGTGATTTGGCGGAGTGCTTCAAGTCGCAGGCGTTGAGTTACTTTTCTGACTTCTTCGATCACTCTCGCTACGATCTGAATGATTACGTGAAAGTCGTGAGGATGTCGGGGGATGTGGTTCGGGAGGTACATCGTCAACCGTACGAGTATTCGGGGGAAGCAAG ATCCTCCGACTCAGAATGGGACCAGCTAATGAAGTTCGCCTTAAGGAAAGCGGAGAAGTTCGTGAAAACAGTGGCCATCGAGTTGCACATCCCATCCGAAGAGACCGGCGACAACGAAGTGTACGCTCCTCGATTCTTAGACGAGATCGCTGACGAAATCGACACTCTGGAGAACAAGAAGGACACTCTATTCT CACGCCATCAGCTGAAGAAGCTTCTGATACCGATGCTAATCGTTCTGAAGCTGTTCAAGCTGAAATTATTGTTGTTCCTACCTCTGATCCTGGGTCTGGCGTCCTTCAAGAAGTTCCTCGGCTTCCTGGCGATCGTGATACCCGGTCTGATCGGTTTCTTCAAGCTGTACAAGCCGCTCAGCCAGAATTACCACCCCCCTGTCTACAGCCAGAGTGGAATCGGCTATCCTTATTACAAAGAGAACTCGAACAATTACGCGTACGAGCAGGACGCGCATGCTCCTGACTACCAGGGCTACCACAGGGACACCGTGGCCTTCGGCCAGGACCTTGCTTATCGAGGCTACAGAGAGTATCAGTCGTAA
- the LOC116433473 gene encoding uncharacterized protein LOC116433473: MKGILLFLSISWAAMCLANPMEKLDKLNTLEQTSPTVTDRAKYEEELLRKLNSNCSQNHLSSCVMLKLVTHMNKFLKKASIELTDDIEIRKTSQVAEEVVTFEAGRSKDDESEVLDLVASKVYAFIRSRSIKWRILPEDDVVVSASEDENGSLNLSLSIERSDNPVQDGRGKKNNNLGPLIAAAVLKIGLIGGLAFKALALLVGKALLLSKIALLLAGIIGLKKLFSSQKHVTYEVVAHPHHSSSHTFSSDHGHGDSYSSGWARSFHGQGPIPGQPDAHELAYSAHVK; encoded by the exons ATGAAGGGGATACTATTATTCCTGTCGATCTCATGGGCGGCGATGTGCCTGGCGAACCCGATGGAGAAGCTCGACAAGCTGAACACGCTCGAGCAGACGTCGCCGACGGTAACGGACCGCGCCAAGTACGAGGAGGAGCTCCTCCGTAAATTGAACTCGAACTGTTCCCAAAACCACCTGAGCAGCTGCGTGATGCTGAAGCTGGTGACGCATATGAACAAGTTTCTGAAAAAGGCGTCGATCGAGCTGACGGACGACATCGAGATCAGAAAAACCAGCCAGGTCGCCGAGGAGGTGGTCACGTTCGAGGCTGGCCGCAGCAAAGACGACGAGTCCGAGGTCCTCGACCTTGTCGCGAGCAAGGTGTACGCGTTCATTAGGTCCAGGAGCATCAAATGGAGGATTCTGCCGGAAGACGACGTCGTCGTCTCGGCTTCCGAGGACGAGAACGGATCGTTAAACCTCAGCCTGTCCATTGAACGGTCTGACAACCCTGTGCAGGAtg GTCGCGGGAAGAAGAACAACAACCTTGGACCCCTGATCGCCGCCGCGGTGCTGAAGATCGGCCTGATCGGCGGTTTGGCCTTCAAGGCTCTGGCCTTGCTGGTCGGCAAGGCGTTGCTCCTGTCGAAGATCGCTTTGCTCCTGGCGGGCATAATCGGCTTGAAGAAACTGTTCTCCAGCCAGAAGCACGTCACGTACGAGGTGGTCGCGCATCCTCATCACAGCTCCAGCCACACCTTCAGCTCCGATCACGGTCACGGGGACAGCTACAGCAGCGGCTGGGCGAGGAGTTTCCATGGTCAAGGGCCCATTCCTGGGCAACCGGACGCCCACGAGTTGGCCTACTCGGCGCACGTCAAGTGA